In the genome of Diabrotica undecimpunctata isolate CICGRU chromosome 2, icDiaUnde3, whole genome shotgun sequence, the window tgtatggaggatgatctagagtctcccatttaaatgatatgatgagatctttggtctgattagccacatgtggacgggcactgtcatgcagcaaaacgataccattactcaacttgccacgtcttttgttctggattgcacgacgcagatttttcaatgtcttaCAATAAGACGCTgaattgattgtctcattacggggcagaaactccactagcaatactccttttctgtcccaaaaaactgtgcacatgattttccgggcagaaattgtttgcttaaacttcactcttttgggtgatgatgaatgtcgccatttcatggattgttgtttcgattctggtgtgacgtaggccacccacgtttcgtcaccagtaacaatttggtttaaaaaatcttcaccttcactgtggtaccgctcaaagaaagtcaatgcactgcctaaacgttgggttttgtgcaaatccgtcaacatttttggaacccaacgtgaacacaatttccggtaattcaagttctcggtaacaatgcgatacaaaacactatgagaatactgaggaaagcagtcggacaatgatgtaattgtaaagcgtctgttttctctcaccttttcgtccactttctgcaccaaattttcattaacgaccgaaggacgcccactccgttcttcatcatgcacatttgtgcggccatctttaaatgctcccacccatttccttaccatttcatcactcataatgttttgtccgtaaacttcaacgatctcacgatgaatatcgatcggttttacgcctttagcactaagaaatcgtataacagcccgtacttcacgatcagcgtgactcacgattgttggaggcatcttaaacactggagtaaacaaatatacaatgaataattagactgtaatggcgtcagtgcttagacaagagatgtagataaccagcgctcatgcgcagAACGCCGatcgtagcgctgcggcggcagAATCGCAAAAcagtacttacttaaaaaacatgcctcgtattttgcttgtaactattttttttgttacaaatTATTTACAATCATTTTTTATGTTACAGGAACTCGTGAAAATATCAAGCAAGAATAACTTTATTTTTAGTGGATTATCTGCCGAAATTATATTGTCCTTACTTGCGAATGGAGCAAATGGAACCACAAGAGAACAATTGTTAACAGGTTTGAGCTTACcccaaaacattaaaaatataaataaagcttacaataaaataacaactGGTCTGAAAGTAAATGAAAAGCTTAATTTAAGATTAGCAAATAAAGTTTACGTACATCAAAACTTCTCAATTAAAGAGCAGTTTAACGATATTGCTGTGAATGATTATGCCGCTGATGTAGAGAACCTAAATTTTATCAACACAGGAGCGTCCGCTAACTATATTAACAGGTGGGTCGAAGAACAAACTAATAACAAAATCAAAAATCTCATAGATCCAGAATCTTTAAGTAACGAAACAGGATTATTATTAGTCAATGCCTTATACTTCTCAGGACAATGGAAAAATCCTTTCCCAGAACGTGGTACTCAAGATAGGACGTTCCACAGCTCACCTACTAAGTCCAAAAAAATTCCCACTATGTATAGCAAATCCACTGCCAAATATGCTTACAATAAACAACTTAAAGCTAAATTTTTGGAACTTGGATTCAAGGATGGAAACATTAGTATGACATTTGTTTTACCCGACGACATCGATGGACTGCTAGCTGTTGAACAAAACTTAGAACAATACTTGGCAACTCAAGAAATGGAATCTGCTACAGTTGCCATCACCCTGCCCAAATTTAAAATCGAGagcaaaattgattttaaaaccaTCTTGCAGTCGGTATGttataaaaattactaatttttatCCAATTTAAACTTTTGTCCGTAATcgtttctatattaattttttctttattataatatcaatatttaattattatgcTTAAGTAGAACCGAatgatttttaaaatactgtgTTCACTGACACTTTGTCTAAGAACTAGCAACCCCAGTGAAGTCCTATGTTACCATATGATCAATTCCTTTTATAACCTAAACATCATAGTTTTCATATATCAAAGTTCCTTTTCATTTAAAGTTAATCAAActatatttaaagggtttttacctacatatatttagtggcttcaaacatgtacagctggttcctaaaaaaactgatacaacTCTTAGTAATTTTTGATCATTTTGGGCAGTGTATTTGATTGATctgatattattattatatttattataacagacaaataataaaataaacaaacaaataataaacaattgattacatatgttaattcctaaattgtaataattattgaggtctaaattttgatattattttgaattcttgcattttataaagagtatatacaCTGTagatgatattaatattggtattaatattaatatttgtagactttaagaAAACGCTTGACTCAGTACAGCATAGCTCCATGTTAAGAGCTCTTACAGAGTGCAttattgatcataggtacacaagtcttcttcggaatatatataataGCGCAATAGCTGCAGTTAAAACGTATTATAGCAACACAAATAAATTTCCCTTCAAGAGGGGTATTAGGCAAGGAAATACCATCTCTCCTAAGCTATTCACTGCTTTGTTGCAGAGTGCTATGAGAAACAATGATTGGGagaatattggagtcaacataaatggagaatttctgaacaacttgagacttgcagacgacatagtccttattgcagaccgggtagatcatacctgccagcttcttcaagaccttcagagctcgtgtacacaagttggacttaaaattaatttctccaaaacacaatAGGTGTATAGCAAATTGAACAGgtgtatagctataaatatctgggcTACGAGAATAAATTACGAATAGATAATCACACAACGGAGCTAAATAGGAGAATATGACTAGCATGGGCGGCTTACGGAAATCTGAGAGAAGTCTTTAGATTAGATATTCGGTCAATGCTAAATATATTCCTCATCATCATTATGTAACCTCTTctgttcactgctggacataggtctctctcaTTTtccgccactcttcacggttctgtgcttcttgttgccatttcttggatattcatatatccctcagagacagagtattAAATACAATAATAAGGAGAaaattgaaatggaactgggcgtaATCTTATCGTAATTGAGGACGTCCTCCAAaaaggtggtcagatgacatcaagcgcattcagcacaactggattcagggtgctcaagatagaatgcattggaattatttacgggattcctatgtctagcagtggactcaaaatggcttatgatgatgatataaatGACAAAACGTTTTAACATAAGCAGATCgaaagtttttctattaataaaaaatggagggaacaagaaactctcgaaagaaatcGAGGGTCTAAAAGACTAAAACTATACTTAATTTAGGTATGGTAATATCTCCATCAgtattgataacagcttgtagtctttgAAAATTTGAAATTGTCTTCTTAATAGAGCTCTTCCTAAACCTGTTTTATATCGtaccacagctcttcagcattttgaggtatgaAATTACGCCGATACTACTGTTTTATCATTACcacccacacattctcgattgggtttaaatctggactgtagctgggccatggtaaggttttgatgttgttattctggagccactggtttattatatttgcagtgtgaacaggacaattatcttattggaggataaaattattttgtgAACTCAACTGCTCTACACTAGGAAtaatgatgttttctagaatatttagataagtctgcccaacaaacctgccatcaatacaccataccattcccattcctctagatgaaattcatccccatacattggcgcttaaatgaccagctgctcgatatcttttaacatatagaggattaaatctattattatctgatCTATACACCCCAGTTTTGCCCTTTTAAGTCTtaattgcttctgttgtggtatAAGAGCTTGtcttttgctgcagttcggtacctaagatgcaatgatttttggtcttccagaatctTGCTTTCTGTAGAGAGTTTCTTGTTCTgtccatattttattaatattacaaaCTGTTATTCTGTTTACGTTAAActggttcgctacggcagatagtgacaaaccatcttctaatttcattacaattcttgcttttagttctttgctagtatgtggagccattttttgaggttgaacagagtAAGTTATCAagcaaattttaagatttggcagtgacagtggcagtatgtaaataataattgtttatcctttaaaatacactgctcaattttatacaaaatacgctttaatagtggtatcagtttttttaggaactagatagcactgatgatggaatggtTATTCCTAAAACGTTTTGTGGTCTAGCcccaaaaagttttttttaataatatactttttatagaaaaaacattttaaataaaattttttgatgaTAGAAGGTTCCATGGCTCAAATTTGAATCCAAAAAAATACGCTTGCAATGAACAACTTACAGTTACATTTTTGGAGCTTGGATTTAAGGAAGAAAATGTTACATTTGTTTTATCCGTCAAAAATCGATGAACTGACATCtgttcagaaaaaaaaacaattaaagaaATACTTGGCTGCCAAAAATGAAATCTTCTAGAGTTGCCAACACCctgtgcaaatttaaaattcagatcaaaattgattttaaactTACGTTTGAGTCGTAATGTTGTAGACATTATTCCTTTTTTATACAACTCCAGTTTTGTATCTGTAATCGTtactataataataattttgttaaacaaaacaaaaccaaacaaaactaaaagaaaaGTTTTTAGGCAACGTGTATTTCCTTTAGTGACTTATGGGTTACAATTTTATGGATCTCTTACAAAGATTAACATTTACGGAATATAATATATTCCAAAAAAGGCATACAAACTCAAAAATACTAGTGattaagaatataaataaacatatttaaagTAAGAGATATCAGAACAGAAATCTTTTCTAATATGTACATCTTAAGATATGCAAATCCATAGTGCTACATTATGTGAAACTGGTCCACCCCCACGACTTGCAAGGACAGTACCGAACActaacatatttaaaataaaacccCACGGTTTATAGATAAATTaaagacaaaatgtaaagaaaaaagaaagtcCTTTTACAATCCAAAAGATAAAAAACACAACAGGTATACAACTACTATAAATGAGTCAACaataaaacgaatactttagttagacaaataaagaGGGAACACTGACGTAGCATCTTAAAACAGACGAAACACGACTGTTGCaatatacaaaaacaaatatggagaatGGTTAAAGAACGAAGAAAatagatgaacgaactaataaaaataaaacatatttagaAGGAAACATGAGCAGACCACTTTAGATTTCTTTTTGATAAAGTTGACCTTAATGAACCCCGAACatcagaggtgacgacaaacgaaaatAAATCAATATTGAGGAGAAACAGGTAAAGGAAGCaataagcaaattaaaaaatagaaaattaccatgtcggtttacaacgttcttcgacgtcttccgatttccaatctccatctcattctatcgttccatagatcgtcttccagttctctttccctgatttctttatcaactcattctctccaacttcttctaggccttcctggtctccgcctacctcttggttgccatgcGAGGCTTTGTCTTGATATTCTATtatccggcattctccttacgtgtccgtaccatctgagttgtgtcgttttgatggcatcaacaatattatgtgtcaCATCCATGATTTcccggactctctcgtttgttattctgtcgcgtctggagattcccgccgagcaaCGCCAGAAGTCAATTTCtcttgctctaagcattttctctgttctgtcttttaaGGGCCAGACTTTGCATCCATATGTTATggtactttttattatggtgttgtatatctttcttttatttttcttagagatgtttttatcccacagtgtACTGTTCAGTAAGGCTACGCCTTTCCTTCCGTGTGTATTTGTTCCTTAATTGCTGCATCTAATTTTCTGTCCTaagtgatctttactcctaggtatttgtagtcgtcacatagtttgatctcttgatttttctctacgagaaggttatgttgatctcctccgatactcatgtattcagttttttccatattcacttccaaacgcCACTCTGTAAACTCTCCTAATAGTTTTcacatcatgtaactaaggtcttcagagtcctgtgtgatgatgacctggtcatcggCACAGCtcagtgctgcttcgaggtatattttgaaaaatgttgGGGACATACAGAATCATTGTCAGTTCTTTAGTCACTTTGattcccggtgttatcagatttcccgttttaattcttgttgtttgtggGTAGTAAAACGTTTTTACCGCTTTAattaattctatatttatatttgtttccCCAGTGCCTctcataatttatcaagcgggacattatcatatgctttcctaaaGTCTACGAACGTCAGGTGGACTTCTtggagcaactttcttttcaattatctaagtaatagagaagacatgatctattgtagatcgacctgcacgaaaaacagcctgttcttcggcttccatatcttggtattctttttctattcgattttttattattttcccatatattctgctaatactactaggaactgcaattcctctattgttttcaggtttcgatttatctcccttcTTATGGATGGTGCTTCTATTCGATTATTTGCATTTCTCAGTTATTTTATGTTGatttatgcattcctggaaaaGTTGTAGCCGTTAaattagtattttgggtccatgtttAATGAGTTCCGGAGCTACATTTCTTGGGCCAGGTGATTTGCCATTCTTTAGATGTCTGCATACGGTTTCAACTTCTCTCTCATTTATTCTAATTGCTAATCCTATCAGCCTGACGACTTGTAGACCATAGTTCTCTATCTGTTTGAAGGGCTTTCTTGTCTCTGTTAGTAAATCTTTAAAGTATTCTTCACAAGTTTGCGGTGATATGGACTGGATAATATCTCGTTTTAtgttatttcttaaattttttaacagtttccagTTTTCTAAATTTTGTCTTCCACCAATGTATGTATTTAGCATGGTGCACATTTTTTCcaggattcatttttcttttggcatATTTTTCTTCTGACCATCGCTTGCATTCTTTTGTAATCGATTCTGTCTTCCACATTTCTTGTGTTCAGATATTTTTGATACTATTTCCTTTTCTGTATTATTTTCTGCGAAATATCTtcatcccaccaatatggttttgATGTCCGATCTTTTTATATCGCCCTAGTGCTTCTAGGGCAGCAGTGTGTATACATTATTTGATGGTTTTGTATAACTAAATACCATTTTTGGTATTATCTTTCGTCTCAATTAGTTTTTGTTCCAGTCTACGTTTATATAGGTTCCAAGGCTGAATTTTGAAGTTTTTAACCTTTATCATTTTTGACGGATATCTAGTTGTTAACCTTATACCCCAACCCCCAACTTGTAGGACTAGGGTTTAATTTTGGAGCTTTCTCTTCTTCTAAGAGTATCGCCTTTCTACCTATTGGtccgcgggtggtattttatttcccacctactcGCCAGCTGATGCTGGTGAGGGCTTTCCCCTATTCACCACCTGGGAATGCGCTCTCGAGGAGTTACAGGTTCTCCCGAGAGCGCAATAGAGatatctctaggaataatcaaaacgatacataatatctaccaaaacaacacaatagtgaaaaaagaactaactgaccgtatTGAAGCTGGCAAAGGATGAGACAAGAGGATtttctgagtcctctattgtttattCTGATTATGAATAtagttataaaaaaaagtaaaaattaaaaaagggtACCAAATGGGAGAACAACTTAAAAGAGTCTGCTATGCAGATCACggaatactactctctcaaagtaaagatgctTTATAACGCAtattgcaccaatttaatataaccgtcagaaaattaatgttaatttctccaaaaaagacaaaatgcatggttataacagcaaatttactaagatgtaaattgaagctgtAAGGTCAGATAATGTGATCAataacaagtgatggagtttaaatatctaggcattacattatctagctaaggaaagctagaaacagaagtgaaagataaagtgaatagagcaaacagagccgcatgttgcctaaatgaaacaatatggaagaATAAAAATAtcgttctaaagctattttcttgtggcattttaaattaattaatatttaaatgggaataagccataattaaaggttaaaatacatttattgacgtttcaatttccacttcggaaatcgttgtggaatttgaaataaaaaaaaatccgaagtggaaattgaaacgtcaataaatgtattttaacctttaattgtggcttattcccatttaaatattaattaataaaaatatcgggaaagaaatgaaaggtagaatttataaaaaaaaaagtcatcagaccaataataacatacgcggcagaaacacgacctgacacagaggggacaaaaatacaataatattgttagaaacagcagagatgaaaacactatAGAAAAATCTAGAAGggcagatatacgacgtagatgtaagATGAAGAACATCAAGTACTGAGtaaaaaatagaaaagtagaatggaatgatcatataagtcgaaccataacaaatagagtagtaacgacggcaagagacggttattTAGTAGAAAGACGATCACAAAAATGATGAAATGACAACTTACcgaaggcacattaaaaaacagacagagttatgtctatataaaaagaaaaaaaaggggGAAGAAgcagaaatttaataaaaaagtaaaatataacaGTAAATATTGAAAGAAGCAAATACTAAAATGGTTTAGGTAAGTTAAGGTAACATAAAAGTCACGAATGTTGAGTTCGTAACACAGCTAGGAGGGAATGCAAAAAAACGCATAGCTACAGACGTTTATACAGAGAAGGTATATCTGTATAATAAGTAGCATGCCTTATGATGAAACTCAGAGAAATGTATATGCTAAAAGTAGAGCTTACCTAAGtataattagttaatattttttttgttacaatttGCATTTGTATCTTGTTCTaaattttttgcttttattgttttaatataatctactatttttatttagtaattaatatttgtttaaaatgtgtttatttacaTCGGTGTTTAAAGAaagatttccaaagtggaacGCCAAAACGTCAAATTAACATATTTATAACTAAAATTTCCTTTTAAACATAGTAAATtccatttgtatattttttaactatgatgatgaaaaacctaaaaaaaaagaaatttaataTGGTTTATAGGACTCTatgatatttataataatttttttttttttagttgggAGTTACCGAAATTTTCGCAAAAAAAAATGACTTTTCTTACATCTCCGATACTGATCGGCTTAAAGTTGACTTTATTTTACAAAAAGCCTTTATTGACATCCATGAAAATGGCGTCGAAGCTGCAGCAGCTACGGCAGTAGGTCAGTGGATATTCATTATATTTGGTCGTAAAAGCTTATGGTCATTAAAGAGCACGTTTCTAAAAGTTaacagttttaataaaaatatatattttaaatatattttagaaaGATTTTGTTATTGCTCTAACTACTTTTACATATCGATGGCTTACTTGTAAATCCTCGTAAGTCTAATTATTACACATTTTGTCTTTTATGCTGAAGTAGAATCTATTACCTATGTAAATGCATTGAGCAAAGCTTTGTAAGTCTTTGTCAATATTATCTCCATCTATGCGCAATTGAAAATACTAGTAAGTCTAGTGTGTTTTAAAGAGGGCAGTGCAGTAAGACCTTGTAAGTCTGGTTTAATGATAGAGGTTATGTTTTACTTTGATTTTGTGTACTGTTCTAACTACTGCCGGTGCAAATAAAGCAAGACAACTTTAAAAATGAAGAAGCAAAATAATCCTGCGGTAAGTAGAATATGTATTTTACAATGTAATAatgactatttaaaaaatatttgccttTAAAATGTGATTAAACTTACGAGAATTTATAAACCTTTGGTTGAGACAtacaaggttttaactttttaatTGTATAGTGAGTAATCTTAACGGTTTGTTAGTAAACATTAGGTTCATATTTCCAACGGATAATAATCTGCAGTGTCGTAAATTCTTGATTTTATATGCATATAATACGTagctattattttttattaagttataGTCGAACTTTAAATAGTTATTAGACTTACCAGGAATTTCAATCGTATTTAGTAAGACATGCAAGGTTTTGACTTCCGTAAAGGGCGCGAATACTGTAGTGTTATTCtagtactttattattttattaaatttaacaatataGCGGTGATACCTTCAGGTAGGTAaacattttcaacattttttatcGTTTCCCCTTTCCATTAAGATAGCTAAAACACACGGATAAGCCTATCCTTCAATAAAAATATCAAGATTTGACCAATAGCGTAAGGAATTGCAATGGTTTATTGATTtagtatgttaaaaaaatattgtttcaaaagttatcaaataaattatatttagtcTATTCTGAATATTTTTGAAGCATCCAGAGCGAAACGTATTTTAACGATGATTAATCCATTGGACTACAATGAAGATTCACAATCAAAATGTAGAGAATCCAATGACAAAATAAAGGAAAATGGTTCTTTAAAGATACCGAATAATGCTATAAACCTTCCAGAACTAAATTTTGAAATGATGGAGGTAAGCGTAGTGCATAGgccattattttgttttgtttagttGCGAAGCTAAAGCTGAAAATTAGTTTTCTCTTT includes:
- the LOC140433425 gene encoding antichymotrypsin-2-like, with product MRYSVVSLLLVSILGCYADDLKSIVQGNDKFTVYTYEELVKISSKNNFIFSGLSAEIILSLLANGANGTTREQLLTGLSLPQNIKNINKAYNKITTGLKVNEKLNLRLANKVYVHQNFSIKEQFNDIAVNDYAADVENLNFINTGASANYINRWVEEQTNNKIKNLIDPESLSNETGLLLVNALYFSGQWKNPFPERGTQDRTFHSSPTKSKKIPTMYSKSTAKYAYNKQLKAKFLELGFKDGNISMTFVLPDDIDGLLAVEQNLEQYLATQEMESATVAITLPKFKIESKIDFKTILQSLGVTEIFAKKNDFSYISDTDRLKVDFILQKAFIDIHENGVEAAAATAVGVLHWAPLPLFDFYYEFNADHPFIFILKESNGLILFAGRFTQ